The Neptunomonas concharum genomic interval AAAGATGCAGCATTAGCTACCAAATAGATGATCCTTCGATCATAGAAAAGAGGCAAGATACAGAATTTTCTATCGCTGCAATCCATGCTTTAATATTAGAGCTAGCTCAAGAAAAGCCGCAGCTTATCCGTGTAGATTTCACTCACGACCGCCCTGAAAGCATCATAGAACATCAAGATTTTTTTGAACGACCTGTTTATTTTAAGCAACCCAAGAACTGCCTTATTTATAAAAATAATGTGCTAGATTTCCAATTAAAGACTAGTAATTACGTCATTTTAGATGCACTTAAATCTTATATAGAAGAGCTGCATAAGCAACGGAGCACAACCTCAGACTTTATAACCCAATTAAATATTGTTATATCAAGACAGCTAGGCAATGGGGGAACAAACCTCCCTAGAGTCGCAGAAGAAATGGCAATGAGTACTAGAACATTACAAAGACGCCTGGCTCTTTTAGATATTCAATTTGGAGAGCATATTGAAGAGCTTAGGAAATCCATGGCGCTTCATTATATTACAAAGAAACAGTGTTGCCTAACTGACATTGCTTTACTTTTAGGATACTCAGAAGCAAGCTCCTTTAGCCGTGCATTTAAGCGCTGGACAGGCTCAACACCAGGGCAGTATCGTAAGAAACTTCACTACTAATGCAATTCTTACCTCACTTATAGTGTATCAATTTTATTCTTTAGTTTTCTCTTCTGGCATCAATTGACCAGAAATATGACTCCATATGACGCGAGAAATTATAGACGACCCTAGATTATAAACATGCATGAGTTAGTACTCAAAAAATTTATAATAAAAAGGGTAAATAATGAATAACAATATATCTTCAAATCATAGAAATTTTGATTTAGAAGCAGCCTTAGAAATACATAAGCTACAAAAAGCATCACATTTATTGTCTTTGAATCCACCATTAGAGGAGAGGTTAAGTAACCTTAACACGCTTGAGAATTTACTCCTCGAAAATAAACAAGAGATTGCTATAGCTTTAAATAAGGACTACGGAAATCGATCTATTCACGAAACATTGCTTGCGGAAGTTTTCACTGCTGTCGACGGAATACGTTATGCAAAAAAAAATCTCCGAAAATGGACTAAGCCACAAAAAAGAAGTCACTCCATTTGGTTTTTGGGAGTAAAGAATACACTTATTGCTCAACCCAAAGGAGTTGTTGGGGTTATTAGCCCATGGAATTACCCTCTGTTTCTTTTTGTTAGCCCTGTTACATCAGCTTTTGCAGCTGGAAATCGATGTATGGTTAAAATGGCAAAAGAATCATCTAATCTTTCAAAACTTTTAAAAAACTTAGTTGATCATTACTTTGATACAGCAACACTTGCTATCATACCTGATATTTCAGGCAGTGATTTTACTAAAATACCATTTGACCACTTAGTATTTACCGGATCGGCTAGTACAGCACGTTACGTCATGGCAGCAGCCTCAAAAAATCTAACACCGATAACACTAGAACTAGGTGGAAAATCACCCTGCATTGTCGATTCCTCTTATGATCATTCTATTGCCGCTAAGCGCATCATGTACTTTAAAACACTGAATGCAGGGCAAACCTGTGTTGCACCTGATTACGTTTTTGTTCATGAAGATAAATTGAATGAATTTATCCATCAGTGTAAGAAAGCCACTCAAGATCGCTACAGCTCAATTGAAGGGTTAGACTATACAAGTATCATTTCTGAAGAGGCATTAAACCGTCTTCAAAACCATATAGATGATGCAAAAAATAAAGGAGCAAAAGTATATAATCTCAT includes:
- a CDS encoding AraC family transcriptional regulator, whose protein sequence is MINTSSELSTVRLELLDKKYRECLLPFLDEVGISPDIFQDPNYECSLPKHVALLEVAAKKLKRNNLGLQFGRQVLSTDFGVLGQVIRSHKTVRDIFIWLDKYFVIHQQSSSISFNISNERCSISYQIDDPSIIEKRQDTEFSIAAIHALILELAQEKPQLIRVDFTHDRPESIIEHQDFFERPVYFKQPKNCLIYKNNVLDFQLKTSNYVILDALKSYIEELHKQRSTTSDFITQLNIVISRQLGNGGTNLPRVAEEMAMSTRTLQRRLALLDIQFGEHIEELRKSMALHYITKKQCCLTDIALLLGYSEASSFSRAFKRWTGSTPGQYRKKLHY
- a CDS encoding aldehyde dehydrogenase family protein, with protein sequence MNNNISSNHRNFDLEAALEIHKLQKASHLLSLNPPLEERLSNLNTLENLLLENKQEIAIALNKDYGNRSIHETLLAEVFTAVDGIRYAKKNLRKWTKPQKRSHSIWFLGVKNTLIAQPKGVVGVISPWNYPLFLFVSPVTSAFAAGNRCMVKMAKESSNLSKLLKNLVDHYFDTATLAIIPDISGSDFTKIPFDHLVFTGSASTARYVMAAASKNLTPITLELGGKSPCIVDSSYDHSIAAKRIMYFKTLNAGQTCVAPDYVFVHEDKLNEFIHQCKKATQDRYSSIEGLDYTSIISEEALNRLQNHIDDAKNKGAKVYNLMRDSKTECIVGKKKLAPHIVIGMSDDSSIMQEEIFGPLLPIKTYKDMSTVSKYINSHANPLGLYVFSHRKSFQNYFLNNTLSGAIAINDCALQVAQHDMPFGGIGESGMGHYHAHEGFKEFSKLKPIFKQAKFSSIELLYPPYGKRFDFILKAMLKLKI